One region of Jatrophihabitans cynanchi genomic DNA includes:
- a CDS encoding sugar porter family MFS transporter yields MSTATESHNVLELLDRRQPSSFYWSLTLLATLGGFLFGYDTANIGAALNLLPYKLGDFATGYLVAGASLGAAAGAICAGPIADRFGRKSLLIVDAFIYAVGALLSAFTPDVGVLLFARTLIGVAIGADSAIATAYIAEYAPRERRGALSMLQQWMITVGILISYLVALIVLKVMPGHALGLDWRLIFGLGAVPAVIGLILRFEMPESPRWLMRKGRYEATQAAFGKLGLDVSLTDIEDTARALERTATQQEHRRHAAWTPGVRRALMVVCGFFIFQQITGINVPLYYGPHLLGKYFQSGNSVVATTTAGIEVTAIMTAVNVAATYFAFRWIDRIGRRRLAMGGFLGMAVAAVIAAVGIGLMSGTPRLVVAMIGLDAFIAAFAIGVGGTGWLIQGEMFPTAVRGQAAAVGAMVDWLANYALIEAFPAWQRSIGLGWVLICFSALSILAIAFVFRYLPETRGLSVEEITAVFDEQAAGSRRGS; encoded by the coding sequence ATGTCAACAGCCACGGAGAGTCACAACGTCCTGGAACTGCTCGACCGGCGGCAACCGTCGAGCTTCTACTGGTCGCTGACCCTGCTCGCCACGCTCGGCGGGTTCCTGTTCGGCTACGACACGGCGAACATCGGCGCGGCCCTGAACCTGCTGCCGTACAAGCTCGGCGACTTCGCCACCGGCTACCTGGTGGCGGGTGCGTCTCTCGGCGCGGCTGCCGGTGCGATCTGCGCCGGGCCGATCGCCGACCGGTTCGGGCGCAAGTCGCTGCTGATCGTCGACGCCTTCATCTACGCCGTCGGCGCGCTGCTGTCTGCGTTCACGCCGGACGTCGGCGTGTTGCTGTTCGCCCGGACGCTGATCGGGGTGGCGATCGGTGCCGACTCGGCGATCGCGACCGCGTACATCGCCGAGTACGCACCGCGCGAGCGGCGCGGGGCGCTCAGCATGCTGCAGCAGTGGATGATCACCGTCGGAATCCTGATCTCGTACCTGGTGGCGCTGATCGTGCTGAAGGTGATGCCGGGCCATGCGCTGGGCCTGGACTGGCGGCTGATCTTCGGGCTCGGCGCGGTGCCGGCGGTGATCGGGCTGATCCTGCGGTTCGAGATGCCCGAGTCGCCGCGCTGGCTGATGCGCAAGGGCAGGTACGAAGCGACGCAGGCCGCCTTCGGCAAGCTAGGCCTGGACGTGTCGCTGACCGACATCGAGGACACCGCCCGCGCGCTCGAGCGCACCGCGACGCAGCAGGAACACCGCCGGCACGCGGCCTGGACGCCTGGGGTACGGCGCGCGCTCATGGTCGTGTGCGGGTTCTTCATCTTCCAGCAGATCACCGGCATCAACGTGCCGCTGTACTACGGCCCGCACCTGCTCGGAAAGTACTTCCAGAGTGGCAACTCGGTGGTGGCGACGACGACCGCCGGCATCGAGGTCACCGCGATCATGACGGCGGTGAACGTGGCGGCCACCTACTTCGCGTTCCGGTGGATCGACCGGATCGGCCGGCGCCGGCTGGCGATGGGCGGCTTCCTCGGCATGGCGGTCGCTGCCGTGATCGCGGCTGTCGGTATCGGTCTGATGAGCGGGACGCCGCGGCTCGTGGTCGCGATGATCGGGCTGGATGCGTTCATCGCGGCGTTCGCGATCGGTGTCGGCGGCACCGGCTGGCTGATCCAGGGCGAGATGTTCCCGACCGCGGTGCGCGGACAGGCCGCCGCCGTCGGAGCGATGGTGGACTGGCTGGCGAACTACGCGCTGATCGAGGCGTTCCCGGCGTGGCAGCGCTCGATCGGGCTGGGCTGGGTGCTGATCTGCTTCTCCGCGCTGAGCATCCTCGCGATCGCGTTCGTGTTCCGCTACCTTCCCGAGACGAGGGGGTTGTCCGTCGAGGAGATAACCGCCGTGTTCGACGAACAGGCCGCAGGGAGCAGACGTGGCAGCTGA
- a CDS encoding STAS domain-containing protein, whose protein sequence is MSNALIDPTARAGGDSAGRFDVVTTTYDRFRAALRVRGGLDATSAPVLAEVIAGHLRAGRRFVRVDVLGARVCDPGAAMMLLEAHRTLLAARGTLILTGVTRALHRALELAGLAQDLFIVPACAHEQVNSQHRDEVGSPSFGGTPSA, encoded by the coding sequence ATGTCCAATGCGTTGATCGATCCGACGGCGCGGGCGGGCGGCGACAGCGCCGGCCGCTTCGACGTGGTCACCACCACGTACGACCGGTTCCGGGCCGCGCTTCGCGTGCGAGGTGGGCTGGACGCGACCAGCGCACCGGTTCTGGCCGAGGTCATTGCCGGGCACCTGCGAGCGGGCCGGCGATTCGTGCGGGTGGACGTGCTCGGCGCCCGCGTCTGCGATCCGGGTGCCGCGATGATGCTGCTCGAGGCGCATCGCACCCTGCTGGCCGCGCGCGGCACCTTGATCCTTACCGGGGTCACCCGGGCGCTTCACCGCGCGCTCGAACTGGCGGGCCTGGCCCAGGACCTGTTCATCGTCCCCGCCTGTGCGCACGAGCAGGTCAACAGCCAGCACCGCGACGAGGTCGGTTCGCCCAGCTTCGGCGGCACCCCGTCGGCATAG
- a CDS encoding SigB/SigF/SigG family RNA polymerase sigma factor, whose protein sequence is MTDRATTSSARSGRLDPELRQLVRELLLQLQDLPQDDPRRVAVRDRLVELNIPLVRYLARRFPASKEPLDDLVQVGMIGLLKAIDRFDPERGLEFSTYAVPTILGEIKRYFRDSTWAIHVPRGTRDLHSAIVSARAELTQELGRSLTLADLAERVHATEQEVLEALDAGQTYTSSSLDAMSDVIGEGRDAAFGFEDGRLRQVEWRADLRPAIANLPEAQREVLMLRFVYDQSQTQIAKAMGVSQMQVSRLLSRSMRHLRSELGTPAAAPVDAARAPVDAPRAPVARRGRSRALTHA, encoded by the coding sequence ATGACAGACCGTGCCACTACCAGTTCCGCCCGTTCCGGGCGGCTGGACCCCGAACTCCGCCAGCTCGTACGGGAACTGCTCCTGCAGTTGCAGGACCTGCCCCAGGACGACCCGCGCCGCGTGGCCGTGCGTGATCGCCTGGTCGAGCTCAACATCCCGCTGGTGCGTTACCTCGCCCGGCGCTTCCCGGCGTCCAAGGAGCCGCTGGACGACCTTGTCCAGGTCGGCATGATCGGCCTGCTCAAGGCGATCGACCGGTTCGATCCGGAGCGTGGCCTGGAGTTCTCCACCTACGCCGTCCCCACCATCCTCGGTGAAATTAAGCGTTACTTCCGCGACTCGACCTGGGCGATCCACGTTCCCCGCGGTACCCGCGATCTGCACAGCGCAATCGTCTCCGCCCGGGCCGAACTGACGCAGGAGTTGGGCCGCTCGCTCACCCTGGCCGACCTCGCCGAGCGGGTGCACGCCACCGAGCAGGAGGTGTTGGAGGCGCTTGACGCCGGCCAGACCTACACCAGCAGTTCGCTCGATGCGATGTCCGATGTCATCGGTGAGGGACGCGACGCGGCGTTCGGCTTCGAGGACGGCCGGCTGCGGCAGGTCGAGTGGCGGGCGGACCTGCGCCCGGCAATCGCCAACCTGCCCGAGGCCCAGCGCGAGGTCCTGATGCTTCGCTTCGTCTACGACCAGTCGCAGACCCAGATCGCCAAGGCGATGGGCGTTTCCCAGATGCAGGTGTCCCGGCTGCTGTCGCGCTCGATGCGGCACCTGCGCAGTGAACTCGGCACGCCGGCCGCGGCACCGGTCGACGCAGCGCGCGCACCGGTCGACGCACCGCGCGCACCGGTCGCCCGGCGCGGGAGGAGCCGGGCGCTGACGCACGCCTGA
- a CDS encoding DNA topoisomerase IB: MRTLEQILALYEDAERCASAAGLRYVSTDEPGITRIRCGRGFRYRRPDGSALNVAERRAIEQLAIPPAWRQVWICTATDGHLRAVGEDERGRRQYLYHDDWRSFRDELNFYRLIDFGRRLGPVRAAVAAQLRRRTLDRDQVLAAMLRIIDLGGLRVGTQEYADENDSYGLSTLLNRHAKVTGGRVEFCFPAKSGRDATVTIRDAAVARVVRQLAGRSSRPLFTVTGTAITADEVNERLAELAAARLTAKDFRTWHGTRIAFSLLRKEDGPPDRERAILAALDAASAFLGNTRAVARAHYVHPHVLRAYAEGELAALIAARRPIRTAQLDADERALVPLLQTLLTKLRGPAG; encoded by the coding sequence GTGCGCACGCTCGAGCAGATCCTCGCCCTGTACGAGGACGCCGAGCGGTGCGCGAGCGCAGCCGGGTTGCGTTACGTCAGCACCGACGAGCCCGGGATCACCCGGATCCGGTGCGGGCGCGGCTTTCGCTACCGCCGCCCGGACGGCAGTGCGCTGAACGTTGCCGAGCGCCGTGCGATCGAGCAGCTGGCCATCCCGCCGGCATGGCGCCAGGTGTGGATCTGTACCGCCACCGACGGTCACCTGCGCGCGGTGGGGGAGGACGAGCGCGGTCGTCGCCAGTACCTGTATCACGACGACTGGCGCAGCTTCCGGGACGAGTTGAACTTCTACCGGCTGATCGACTTCGGTCGCCGGCTCGGCCCGGTGCGTGCCGCCGTAGCCGCCCAGCTGCGCCGGCGCACCCTGGACCGGGACCAGGTTCTGGCGGCCATGCTGCGGATCATCGACCTGGGCGGCCTGCGCGTCGGCACCCAGGAGTACGCGGACGAGAACGACAGCTACGGACTCAGCACGCTGCTCAACCGGCACGCGAAGGTGACCGGCGGGCGCGTCGAGTTCTGCTTTCCGGCCAAGTCGGGACGCGACGCCACCGTCACGATCCGGGACGCTGCAGTCGCCCGCGTGGTGCGGCAGCTAGCCGGCAGGAGCTCGCGCCCGCTGTTCACCGTGACCGGTACCGCGATCACGGCAGACGAGGTGAACGAGCGGCTCGCCGAACTCGCTGCCGCACGGCTCACTGCCAAGGACTTTCGCACCTGGCACGGCACCCGGATCGCGTTTTCCCTGCTGCGTAAGGAAGATGGTCCGCCCGACCGGGAACGAGCGATCCTGGCTGCGCTCGACGCCGCATCCGCGTTCCTCGGCAACACCAGGGCGGTGGCCCGGGCGCACTACGTCCACCCGCACGTGCTGCGCGCCTACGCCGAGGGTGAGCTGGCCGCCTTGATCGCAGCGCGGCGGCCGATCCGAACCGCGCAGCTCGACGCGGACGAGCGCGCGCTCGTGCCGCTGCTGCAGACCCTGCTGACGAAGCTCAGGGGGCCGGCGGGCTGA
- a CDS encoding ATP-binding protein, whose product MSSGAGSGGKGARAVRVEELFEGSGTREVLRAVDWSRTSLGPVSDWPEELVQAIGLMLPSRMPMAIWWGPDLVQIYNDAFARVVGDKHPGGLVQPAAECWAEVWDDLSPLVDSVIDGGESTFAENMLLLLDRHGYLEETYWTFSYSPISQDGRTQGMLIVATDSTRQLVGDRRLETVRQIGAVSAATSGDVEGTCRAAIDVLAGNRQAVPFAATYLLEPESDRVRMIASYGIGEGTELTPGQTFPLAASPAIATAVSSGARSLVTGLRDSSPPGALATSPLGEAIPDAAVVIPINIGGRSHVAAVAVLGVNPYRAVDDIYLTFFQLAGRQLRVALTDAATVDLERRRAIELEEIDEDKTRFYQNVSHEFRTPLTLILGPVRAALEDPALVLPERHRQGLESVARAGMRLRKLVESLLEFARVEASEAKLEPEPTDLAELTADLASMFRSVIEHAGLSFEVDVRSFHDVVEVDREMWAKIVLNLLSNAVKFTQRGCIRVQLRAEGDTIRLSVQDTGIGIPAGQLNKVFDRFTQVSSRSGRSAEGSGIGLALVASLATAHGGTAGVESVVGVGSTFSVVIPLVRSADPGLARAARAGTDPALEAYSVEASGWLRASTSAEAVDAAGERHLLLVEDNADMRSYLEAVLAADGWTVQSVGDVDAALAADPVPDIVVSDVMLPGRSGLDLLRMLRADTRLRRIPVILLSARSGPDAATEGLELGADDYVVKPFDPGELLARLRVHHELAKLRDYEVSRAEGKAANLGRALASNRRIGIAIGVLITRELVTAEEAFDRLRETSQRLNRKLYDVADEVVLTGMLPTE is encoded by the coding sequence GTGAGCAGTGGCGCTGGCAGCGGCGGAAAGGGTGCCCGGGCGGTGCGGGTCGAGGAGCTCTTCGAGGGGTCGGGCACGCGCGAGGTACTTCGCGCCGTCGACTGGTCGCGGACGAGCCTCGGCCCGGTGAGCGACTGGCCCGAGGAACTCGTGCAGGCGATCGGGCTGATGCTCCCGTCGCGCATGCCGATGGCGATCTGGTGGGGGCCCGATCTCGTCCAGATCTACAACGACGCGTTCGCCCGAGTCGTCGGCGACAAGCATCCGGGTGGCCTGGTGCAGCCCGCCGCCGAGTGCTGGGCAGAGGTGTGGGACGACCTGTCGCCGCTCGTCGACAGCGTGATCGACGGCGGTGAGTCGACGTTCGCCGAGAACATGCTGCTGCTGCTGGACCGGCACGGCTACCTCGAGGAGACGTACTGGACGTTCTCGTACAGCCCGATCAGTCAGGACGGCCGGACCCAGGGCATGCTGATCGTGGCCACGGATTCGACCCGCCAGCTGGTCGGTGACCGCCGGTTGGAGACCGTGCGCCAGATCGGCGCGGTCTCTGCAGCGACGAGCGGTGACGTCGAGGGCACCTGCCGGGCGGCCATCGACGTGCTCGCCGGCAACCGGCAGGCAGTGCCGTTCGCGGCGACCTACCTGCTCGAGCCGGAGAGCGACCGGGTGCGCATGATCGCGTCCTACGGCATCGGCGAGGGGACCGAACTGACGCCGGGACAGACCTTCCCGCTGGCCGCGAGCCCGGCCATCGCCACCGCGGTGTCCTCGGGAGCGCGCAGCCTGGTCACCGGACTGCGCGACTCGAGCCCGCCGGGGGCGCTCGCGACCAGCCCGTTGGGGGAGGCGATCCCGGACGCGGCCGTCGTAATCCCGATCAACATCGGCGGCCGGAGCCACGTTGCCGCCGTCGCCGTACTCGGGGTGAACCCGTACCGCGCAGTCGATGACATCTACCTGACGTTCTTCCAACTCGCCGGCCGGCAGTTGCGCGTGGCGCTGACCGATGCCGCGACGGTCGACCTGGAACGGCGCCGCGCGATCGAGCTCGAGGAGATCGACGAGGACAAGACCCGCTTCTACCAGAACGTCAGCCACGAGTTCCGCACGCCGCTCACCCTGATCCTCGGCCCGGTTCGTGCCGCGCTCGAGGACCCCGCGCTGGTCCTGCCCGAGCGGCACCGGCAGGGGCTGGAGTCGGTGGCGCGCGCCGGCATGCGGCTGCGCAAGCTGGTGGAGAGCCTGCTGGAGTTCGCCCGGGTCGAGGCCAGCGAGGCCAAACTGGAGCCCGAGCCCACCGACCTCGCCGAGCTGACCGCCGACCTGGCCAGCATGTTCCGCTCGGTGATCGAGCACGCCGGGCTGAGTTTCGAGGTCGACGTCCGGTCGTTCCACGACGTGGTCGAGGTCGACCGTGAGATGTGGGCGAAGATCGTGCTCAACCTGCTCTCCAACGCGGTCAAGTTCACCCAGCGCGGCTGCATCCGGGTGCAGCTGCGCGCGGAGGGCGACACGATCCGGCTCTCCGTCCAGGACACCGGTATCGGCATCCCGGCCGGCCAGCTGAACAAGGTGTTCGATCGGTTCACCCAGGTCTCCAGCCGGTCCGGGCGCAGCGCCGAAGGCTCAGGCATCGGGCTGGCCCTGGTGGCGTCGCTGGCCACGGCTCACGGCGGGACCGCCGGGGTCGAGAGCGTGGTCGGGGTGGGGTCGACGTTCAGTGTCGTGATTCCGCTGGTGCGCTCGGCCGATCCCGGCCTTGCCCGGGCCGCACGGGCAGGGACCGACCCCGCACTCGAGGCATACAGCGTCGAGGCGTCCGGCTGGCTGCGCGCCTCGACCTCCGCCGAGGCAGTCGACGCAGCGGGGGAGCGGCATCTGCTGCTGGTCGAGGACAACGCCGACATGCGCAGCTACCTCGAGGCGGTGCTCGCCGCGGACGGCTGGACGGTGCAGTCGGTGGGTGACGTCGACGCCGCACTCGCGGCGGACCCGGTACCGGACATCGTGGTCAGCGACGTGATGCTGCCCGGTCGCAGCGGGCTGGACCTGTTACGCATGCTGCGTGCCGACACCAGGCTGCGCCGGATCCCGGTCATCTTGCTGTCGGCCCGCTCCGGGCCCGATGCGGCGACCGAGGGCCTCGAGCTCGGTGCGGACGACTACGTGGTCAAGCCGTTCGACCCGGGGGAGCTGCTCGCCCGGCTGCGGGTGCATCACGAACTGGCCAAGCTGCGCGATTACGAGGTGAGCCGGGCGGAGGGCAAGGCAGCCAACCTGGGCCGGGCGCTGGCCAGCAATCGGCGGATCGGGATCGCGATCGGGGTGTTGATCACCCGCGAGCTGGTCACGGCCGAGGAGGCGTTCGACCGGCTGCGTGAGACGAGCCAGCGGCTGAACCGCAAGCTGTACGACGTTGCCGACGAGGTCGTCCTGACCGGCATGTTGCCGACCGAGTGA